From the Thermosynechococcus sp. genome, the window CCTTGGGCAATGGCTCGAAAGTCTGGACTCGTTTGCAGAAGTTCTTGGTAGCTCCCTACAGCGATCACTTGGCCATTGGCCATTAGGTACAGGCGATCGCACCCCATAACAGTGCTCAGGCGGTGGGCAATCATAATGATTGTCTTGTTGCCGCTAAGGGCTTGAATTGCATCCATGACCCCCGCTTCCGTTTGGTTATCAAGGGCGGCTGTCGCTTCATCCATCACCAAGACGGAAGGGTTGTGATAGAGGGCCCGAGCAATGCCAATTCGCTGCCGCTGTCCCCCAGAAAGGCGGATCCCCCGTTCCCCGACCACCGTATCCAGACCCTGCGGTAGCGAATCAACAAAGGCAGCCAGCTGCGCGGCCTTGACCGCTGCCCATAACGCCTCCTCATCAATCGCCTCATCCGCTAGGCCAAAGGCAATATTCCGACGCAAGGTATCATCCGATAGATAAATTGTTTGGGGAATATAGCCAATTTGCCGTTGCCATTGGCCAAGGTTGCCATAAATGCTGCTACCATCGACGCGAATATCCCCCTGGTAAGGGGTGAGCAACCCCAAAATCAAATCAACAATGGTCGTTTTCCCTGCGCCCGACGCTCCCACAAACCCCACCATTTCCCCCCGTTTAATCTTCAGGGAAACGCCTCGAATCGCAGGTTGAGCAGCATTGGGGTAGGTATAGTGCACATCAATGAGTTCTAGGCAGTCTTGAAAAATGGGTTCTTTTTCCCTTCGCCACTCCAGAAGCTCAGAGAGCGGAAGCGTCCGCGCCGCCCAAATATCCTCATAAACCAGATCCACCGCAGCAGAATAGTAGATTATAGTATTGAGGCTAAACATCAGGCGCCCTCCCGAGGGCAACAGGCGAAATGCGGCGGCGGCAAACAGGGAGATTAGGGGTAACACCTGCGCCACATTACCTCGTTGCAGCAGGGTTAGGATAATAATCAGAACGATGATGAGAACTGCCAAGCTTTCAAAGTAAAGACGGGGTAACTGCTGCATAAACAGGACAAATAAGTTGGCTTTGCGTTCGTTAGCCATGTTTTCACTATAGGTCTTGAGGAAGTAAGCCTCTCGACCAAGTAACTTGACTTCCTTGATCCCACCCAAAGCTTCATTAATGCTTTGGATCACTTTTTGGGCATAACCAACACGGCGCTGACCCACAGTCTTAAGTTGGCGCCGAAACCCTTGAAAGAAGATAAAAGAAAGTATTGAAATTAAAGCGATAACCAGAATTGAGATGAAGGGATTGGCCAAAATAATAACTGAAAATATAGCCAAAACAATCAAGGATTCCGAAAAAACAGTCAGTAGGGGCAGTAGGTAGTTGTTGAAAACATTATTTACTTCATTATTTACATTTTGGATCAACGTGGCGGTATTAGTTTGTAAATGAAAGGTGTAGGGCTTGTAGAGATAGCCTTGCAATAGTAAAGTCGCAAACTTACGGTTCTTGCTATTTAAGAACTGCAACTGCAGATAACTGCTCAAGGCAAGAAATAAATTTTTGCATAGATACAGAAGGCCAAAAGCTACACTCAATATCAAAAGCCACTGAGCTTGCTCTGTATCTGTAAGGGGACTTTGACGCCAAAAGAGAAGGGCATTCAATCGCTCCGGTTTTTCCACAACCGCTATAAAGGGCAGCACTAACCCTACCCCCGCCGCTTCCCAAAGACTCGCAAGCACCATCAGCAAGCCAATGCCGAGCAATTGCCAGCGATCGCCCCGATCCAGGAGTTGCCAAATTTTGCTAAGGGAGCGCAACGCAGGGTGCTTTCGCATTTCATTTGTTTAGGCCTAACAACGCCTCTATCTTAAACCAGTTATGCCCAGGTGGTGCTTCCTAGATCTGGGGGAATGTCTTGCCAGCGACCTTGACCAACCGCACGAACGGCTTCCCGCAAATCCACTGCTTTGGTATAGAGCGCCTTGCCAACGATCGCTCCCACTAAACCATGGGGTGTCAGAGTAAAAAGGCTGAGAATATCACTGAGGGAACTCACACCGCCAGAGGCAATCACGGGGCGATTAGTTACGGCCAACAATTGCTGCAGTGCTGGAATATTCGGTCCTTGGAGGGTGCCATCCCGCTGAATATCGGTGTAAACAAACCCCGCCACCCCCCTTGCTGCCATGTTTTGGGCGAGATCGATTGCCAGAATTTTTGAAGTTTCCAACCAACCCCGCGTTGCCACATAGCCATCGCGAGCATCTAGCCCGACC encodes:
- a CDS encoding ABC transporter ATP-binding protein, translating into MRKHPALRSLSKIWQLLDRGDRWQLLGIGLLMVLASLWEAAGVGLVLPFIAVVEKPERLNALLFWRQSPLTDTEQAQWLLILSVAFGLLYLCKNLFLALSSYLQLQFLNSKNRKFATLLLQGYLYKPYTFHLQTNTATLIQNVNNEVNNVFNNYLLPLLTVFSESLIVLAIFSVIILANPFISILVIALISILSFIFFQGFRRQLKTVGQRRVGYAQKVIQSINEALGGIKEVKLLGREAYFLKTYSENMANERKANLFVLFMQQLPRLYFESLAVLIIVLIIILTLLQRGNVAQVLPLISLFAAAAFRLLPSGGRLMFSLNTIIYYSAAVDLVYEDIWAARTLPLSELLEWRREKEPIFQDCLELIDVHYTYPNAAQPAIRGVSLKIKRGEMVGFVGASGAGKTTIVDLILGLLTPYQGDIRVDGSSIYGNLGQWQRQIGYIPQTIYLSDDTLRRNIAFGLADEAIDEEALWAAVKAAQLAAFVDSLPQGLDTVVGERGIRLSGGQRQRIGIARALYHNPSVLVMDEATAALDNQTEAGVMDAIQALSGNKTIIMIAHRLSTVMGCDRLYLMANGQVIAVGSYQELLQTSPDFRAIAQGYAGAP
- the hisA gene encoding 1-(5-phosphoribosyl)-5-[(5-phosphoribosylamino)methylideneamino]imidazole-4-carboxamide isomerase, with the translated sequence MDVIPAIDLLDGKCVRLVQGNYDKVNVFHDDPLKVALYWQRLGAPRLHLVDLDAAKTGEPRNYDLIGKIVASLEIPVQVGGGLRSRQAVADLLLQGVNRVILGTVALEDPELVTSLAAEYPGRIWVGLDARDGYVATRGWLETSKILAIDLAQNMAARGVAGFVYTDIQRDGTLQGPNIPALQQLLAVTNRPVIASGGVSSLSDILSLFTLTPHGLVGAIVGKALYTKAVDLREAVRAVGQGRWQDIPPDLGSTTWA